The Terriglobales bacterium nucleotide sequence CAAGGTCCTCTTTGACCGCGCCATGGACGCGATGAAGCACGGCAAATACGACGTCGCGCGCATCACGCTGCAGACGCTGATCAACACTTATCCCGATTCGGAATTCATCGCCCGCGCCAAGCTGGCAGTCGGGGATTCCTGGTATGCCGAGGGCACCACGGCCGCATACCAGCAGGCTGAAGTCGAGTACAAGGACTTCATCACGTTCTT carries:
- the bamD gene encoding outer membrane protein assembly factor BamD, whose amino-acid sequence is MIHRSTTIALALGMAVIAAGCHHNKVNNPIANVDSKQPDKVLFDRAMDAMKHGKYDVARITLQTLINTYPDSEFIARAKLAVGDSWYAEGTTAAYQQAEVEYKDFITF